One Mercurialis annua linkage group LG3, ddMerAnnu1.2, whole genome shotgun sequence DNA window includes the following coding sequences:
- the LOC126673426 gene encoding uncharacterized protein LOC126673426: protein MSFQWLYALEVGMAFLSIEKRKRKKKDPLISKITSSSHQFECSKEIITIAAVLSLQLAPLNYDMWTLKHRTKLETCVTSPSAFSSSFVFHHSSNRQLRYATPYKKKRTQLYQSLPLQSSTATQVQLTCTVATTLRNSNQLLTSVELEFSCAYNKHLFSFFAFC from the exons ATGAGTTTCCAGTGGCTGTATGCCCTGGAAGTTGGAATGGCCTTTCTTTCCAttgagaaaagaaaaagaaaaaagaag GATCCATTGATTTCAAAAATAACGTCATCTTCCCACCAATTTGAATGTTCTAAGGAGATCATTACCATTGCTGCTGTTCTCTCCCTTCAG TTGGCACCCTTAAATTATGACATGTGGACTCTCAAACATCGTACCAAACTGGAAACATGCGTTACGAGTCCTTCGGCCTTCTCCAGCAGCTTCGTCTTCCATCACTCTTCAAACCGTCAACTGAGATATGCGAcaccatataaaaaaaaaagaactcaaCTGTACCAATCTTTGCCTCTTCAATCTTCCACGGCAACTCAG GTTCAACTTACATGTACTGTTGCTACTACGTTGAGAAATTCTAACCAATTACTAACGAGTGTTGAGCTAGAGTTTTCATGCGCTTATAACAAACACTTATTCAgcttttttgcattttgttaA